A genomic region of Cydia splendana chromosome 17, ilCydSple1.2, whole genome shotgun sequence contains the following coding sequences:
- the LOC134798959 gene encoding lysophosphatidylserine lipase ABHD12-like has protein sequence MVLGTILMAGASVTASLFFVHVAVLPLVFKYSKFIQRKIVFSNCVNYPKDPDYENPSRCSVIGGRNFQVEFHSVAANRPVKIGAWQMIPYSLCRVDCPNCCDAVKKQRCSVQSLQQTHSPIVLYCHGNSNHRGSPHRLLMYQVFQKLNFHVIAFDYRGYGDSTYIRPTEDGVVEDAFHMYSWIMDNVKQNSPKVLIWGHSLGTAVASNLVANLEQLCERFKKKLLPLPYALVLESAFNNLCEEIEQHPLSKLVSWLPYYKDTFLKPFMDSSEFAFRTDQHLKMVPEIPILLIHAKGDKIVPYELAIKLHRDIQESRLEGGAPIMLHPFSRGQGLGHNNICEAESLPQVVSKFMDVVDNYNSNKEVLKYKVVL, from the coding sequence ATGGTACTTGGGACAATACTCATGGCTGGCGCGTCGGTCACCGCCAGCCTATTCTTTGTCCACGTCGCTGTTCTACCGCTAGTCTTCAAATACAGCAAATTCATCCAGAGAAAAATTGTCTTCTCGAACTGTGTTAACTACCCAAAAGATCCCGACTATGAGAATCCCTCGAGATGTAGTGTTATAGGCGGTAGAAATTTCCAAGTGGAGTTTCATTCAGTGGCCGCCAATCGCCCAGTCAAGATCGGAGCTTGGCAAATGATTCCCTATTCGTTATGTCGTGTCGACTGTCCAAACTGTTGCGATGCTGTAAAAAAACAACGTTGTTCAGTTCAAAGTCTGCAGCAAACACATAGTCCTATCGTTTTATACTGCCACGGTAACTCCAACCACAGAGGATCGCCACACAGACTGTTAATGTACCAAGTATTTCAAAAGCTAAATTTCCATGTCATCGCTTTTGATTACCGCGGCTATGGCGATTCCACGTACATTCGACCGACGGAGGACGGTGTCGTAGAAGACGCTTTTCACATGTACTCGTGGATAATGGATAATGTAAAACAGAACAGCCCGAAAGTGTTGATCTGGGGACACTCGCTCGGTACAGCCGTGGCGTCGAACTTAGTTGCAAACTTGGAGCAACTATGCGAGCGGTTTAAGAAGAAACTTTTGCCGCTACCGTACGCATTGGTTCTGGAGTCAGCGTTCAACAATCTGTGCGAGGAAATCGAGCAGCATCCGTTGTCAAAACTCGTTTCTTGGTTACCGTATTACAAAGACACGTTTCTGAAGCCTTTTATGGATTCATCGGAATTCGCGTTTCGAACAGATCAGCATTTGAAGATGGTTCCCGAGATACCGATATTGCTGATACACGCTAAAGGTGACAAGATAGTACCATATGAGTTGGCTATTAAATTGCATCGGGATATACAGGAGTCTCGATTAGAAGGCGGAGCGCCCATCATGCTGCACCCCTTTAGCCGCGGACAAGGCTTGGGCCATAATAACATATGTGAAGCTGAAAGTTTACCCCAAGTTGTTTCCAAGTTCATGGATGTTGTTGATAATTACAATTCTAACAAAGAAGTGCTCAAATATAAAgtagttttataa